One window of the Opisthocomus hoazin isolate bOpiHoa1 chromosome 12, bOpiHoa1.hap1, whole genome shotgun sequence genome contains the following:
- the LOC104337254 gene encoding pre-mRNA-splicing factor ATP-dependent RNA helicase PRP16, with translation MAAEASEEWLHRLAGTGPEEEAGGLVLRGRSAAAEQHVFKAPAPRASLLGLDVLAARKRREREDEAAAGGKRSRVSSYKDWEEGRDEAGSPEEEEEEEEEEEESDRSSRSGRRDRHYRSVHVETPSYTGGVSEEFWERSRQRERERREHGVFASSKEEKERKKERGSDRDHGRKRDREERDRSRHSSRSERDGSSERSSRRSEPESPRHRPKDAATPSRSGWEEDDGGSSSARRSQWESPSPTPSYRDSERSHRASSLRDTDRRDRDRSVRSRYADKTPLPTPSYKYNEWADDRRHLGATPRLSRGRGQRADGEEGIAFETEEERQQWEDDQRQADRDWYMMDEGYNEFHNPLASSSEEYVKKREQHLHKQRQKRISAQRRQINEDNERWETNRMLTSGVVHRIEVGEDFEEDNSAKVHLLVHNLVPPFLDGRIVFTKQPEPVIPVKDATSDLAIIARKGSQLVRKHREQKERKRAQHKHWELAGTKLGDIMGIKKEEEKDEMVAEDGKVDYKAEQKFAEHVKEKSEASSEFAKKKSILEQRQYLPIFAVRQELLSILRDNSIVIVVGETGSGKTTQLTQYLHEDGYTDYGMIGCTQPRRVAAMSVAKRVSEEMGVRLGEEVGYAIRFEDCTSESTVIKYMTDGILLRESLREADLDNYSAIIMDEAHERSLNTDVLFGLLREVVARRSDLKLIVTSATMDAEKFASFFGNVPVFHIPGRTFPVDILFSKTPQEDYVEAAVKQALQVHLSGAPGDILVFMPGQEDIEVTSEQIVEHLEELEKAPALAVLPIYSQLPSDLQAKIFQKAPDGVRKCIVATNIAETSLTVDGIMFVIDSGYCKLKVFNPRIGMDALQIYPISQANANQRAGRAGRTGPGHCFRLYTQSACKNELLTTTVPEIQRTNLANVVLLLKSLGVQDLLQFHFMDPPPEDNMLNSMYQLWILGALDNTGGLTATGRLMVEFPLDPALSKMLIVSCDMGCSSEILLIVSMLSVPAIFYRPKGREEESDQVREKFAVPESDHLSYLNVYLQWKNNSYSTLWCNQHFIHAKAMRKVREVRAQLKDIMVQQRMSLASCGTDWDVVRKCICAAYFHQAAKLKGIGEYVNIRTGMPCHLHPTSSLFGMGYTPDYIVYHELVMTTKEYMQCVTAVDGEWLAELGPMFYSIKHAGKSRQENRRRAKEEVSAMEEEMALAEEQLRARREEQERRNPLGSARSTKIYTPGRKEQGERLTPRRTPARFGLQEGSARCFEA, from the exons atggcggcggagGCGAGCGAGGAGTGGCTGCACCGGCTGGCGGGGACGGGCCCGGAGGAGGAGGCCGGCGGCCTGGTCCTGCGGGGCCGGAGCGCCGCCGCCGAGCAGCACGTCTTCAaggcgccggccccgcgggcCTCCTTGCTGGGCCTGGACGTGTTGGCGGCTCGgaagcggcgggagcgggaggacgaggcggccgccggcgggaAGCGGTCCCGGGTCTCCTCCTACAAGGACTGGGAGGAGGGCCGCGACGAGGCGGGcagccccgaggaggaggaggaggaggaggaggaggaggaggagagcgatcGGAGCAGCCGGAGCGGCCGCAGGgacag gcaTTACCGCTCTGTCCACGTGGAAACGCCTTCCTACACAGGGGGTGTCAGCGAGGAGTTCTGGGAACGCAGCCGGCAGCGGGAGAGGGAGCGTCGGGAGCACGGTGTCTTTGCCTCCtccaaggaggagaaggagcgaAAGAAGGAACGCGGTAGTGATCGGGACCACGGTCGTAAACGGGACCGAG AGGAGCGGGACCGGAGTCGTCACAGCAGCAGATCAGAGAGAGATGGTTCTTCAGagcggagcagcaggaggagcgaACCGGAGAGCCCCAGGCATCGGCCCAAAG aTGCAGCTACTCCGTCTCGCTCCGGCTGGGAGGAAGATGATGGTGGCTCCAGCAGTGCCCGCCGCTCACAGTGGGAATCTCCCTCGCCCACGCCTTCCTACCGGGACTCAGAGCGCAGCCACCGGGCATCGTCGCTGCGGGACACGGACCGGAGAGACCGGGACAG GTCTGTGAGGAGCAGGTACGCGGACAAGACGCCGTTGCCCACCCCGTCGTACAAATACAACGAGTGGGCTGATGACCGCAGACACCTGGGGGCCACGCCACGGCTGTCCAGAGGGAGAG GGCAGCGTGCGGACGGGGAGGAGGGCATTGCCTTTGAGACGGAGGAGGAGCGACAGCAGTGGGAGGATGACCAGCGG CAAGCTGACCGGGACTGGTACATGATGGACGAGGGCTACAATGAGTTTCACAACCCCTTGGCCTCCTCCTCCGAGGAGTACGTGAAGAAGCGGGAGCAGCACTTGCACAAGCAGAGGCAGAAGCGCATCTCGGCACAGCGGCGGCAGATCAATGAG GATAACGAGCGCTGGGAGACAAATCGCATGCTGACCAGTGGCGTGGTTCATCGGATTGAAGTGGGCGAAGATTTTGAGGAGGACAACTCAGCCAAAGTGCATCTGTTGGTGCACAACCTGGTGCCCCCTTTCCTAGATGGAAGGATTGTCTTCACCAAGCAG CCAGAGCCAGTCATCCCTGTCAAGGATGCCACCTCGGATTTGGCCATCATAGCCCGGAAAGGCAGCCAACTGGTGCGCAAGCACAGGGAGCAAAAGGAGCGTAAGAGG GCTCAGCATAAGCACTGGGAGCTGGCAGGCACGAAGCTGGGAGACATTATGGGgatcaagaaagaggaggaaaaggacgAGATGGTGGCAGAAGATGGCAAAGTGGATTACAA GGCTGAGCAGAAGTTTGCCGAACACGTGAAAGAAAAAAGCGAAGCCAGCAGCGAGTTCGCCAAGAAGAAATCCATCCTGGAGCAGAGACAGTATCTGCCCATCTTTGCTGTGCGGCaggagctgctctccatcctcaG AGACAACAGCATTGTGATTGTGGTGGGGGAGACGGGGAGCGGGAAGACGACGCAGCTGACGCAGTACCTCCACGAGGATGGCTACACAGACTATGGCATGATCGGCTGCACCCAGCCCCGCAGAGTGGCGGCCATGTCGGTTGCCAAGCGGGTCAGTGAAGAGATGGGGGTGCGCCTGGGAGAGGAG GTGGGCTATGCCATCCGCTTTGAGGACTGCACGTCTGAGAGCACAGTGATCAAGTACATGACAGACGGGATCCTGCTTCGCGAGTCGCTGCGAGAGGCTGACCTGGACAACTACAGTGCTATCATCATGGATGAGGCCCACGAGCGCTCGCTCAATACGGACGTGCTCTTTGGCCTGCTTCGGGAG GTGGTGGCCCGACGCTCGGACCTGAAGCTGATTGTCACCTCGGCCACCATGGATGCCGAGAAATTTGCCTCCTTCTTCGGGAACGTTCCTGTTTTCCACATTCCCGGGCGCACTTTCCCCGTCGATATTCTTTTCAGCAAG ACCCCCCAGGAGGACTACGTGGAGGCTGCGGTGAAACAAGCCCTGCAGGTCCATTTGTCTGGTGCTCCCGGAGACATCCTCGTCTTCATGCCTGGCCAGGAGGACATAGAG GTGACCTCAGAGCAAATTGTGGAGCACcttgaggagctggagaaggcgcctgctcttgctgtgctgcctaTCTATTCTCAGCTACCGTCGGACCTGCAGGCCAAGATCTTCCAGAAG GCTCCGGATGGGGTCAGGAAGTGCATTGTTGCCACCAACATTGCAGAGACCTCACTGACGGTGGACGGCATCATGTTTGTGATTGACTCTGGCTACTGCAAGTTGAAG GTTTTCAACCCCCGTATCGGCATGGATGCACTGCAGATCTACCCCATCAGCCAAGCCAATGCCAATCAGAGGGCGGGCCGAGCTGGCCGAACGGGCCCAGGCCACTGCTTCAG GCTCTACACCCAGAGCGCCTGCAAGAACGAGCTGCTGACAACCACGGTGCCCGAGATCCAGCGCACCAACCTTGCCAACGTGGTGCTTTTGCTCAAGTCCCTGGGTGTGCAGGACCTGCTGCAGTTCCACTTCATGGATCCGCCCCCCGAGGACAACATGCTGAACTCCATGTACCAGCTGTGGATCCTGGGGGCCCTGGATAACACAG GTGGTCTGACCGCAACAGGACGCCTCATGGTGGAGTTCCCACTGGATCCCGCGCTCTCCAAAATGCTCATTGTCTCCTGCGACATGGGTTGCAGCTCTGAGATCTTGCTGATTGTCTCCATGTTGTCTGTGCCTGCCATCTTTTATCGGCCTAAG GGCCGAGAGGAGGAGAGCGACCAAGTGCGGGAGAAATTTGCTGTTCCAGAGAGCGATCACTTGAGTTACCTGAATGTTTACCTGCAGTGGAAGAACAACAGCTATTCTACGCTGTGGTGCAACCAGCACTTCATCCATGCCAAGGCCATGCGGAAG GTGCGGGAGGTGCGTGCCCAGCTCAAGGACATTATGGTGCAGCAGCGGATGAGCCTGGCATCCTGTGGTACGGACTGGGATGTTGTCAGGAAGTGCATCTGTGCTGCGTATTTCCATCAAGCTGCAAAGCTGAAG GGCATCGGGGAGTACGTGAACATCCGCACAGGCATGCCCTGCCACCTGCACCCCACGAGCTCTCTGTTTGGCATGGGCTACACACCAGACTACATCGTGTATCACGAGCTGGTCATGACCACCAAG GAATACATGCAGTGTGTCACTGCTGTGGATGGAGagtggctggcagagctgggcccCATGTTCTACAGCATCAAACACGCTGGCAAGTCACGCCAG GAGAACCGCCGCCGTGCCAAGGAGGAGGTGTCTGCCATGGAGGAAGAGATGGCtttggctgaggagcagctgcgtGCTCGCCGGGAAGAGCAGGAGCGCCGTAACCCGCTGGGCAGCGCGAG ATCTACTAAAATCTACACCCCTGGGCgcaaggagcagggggagcgccTGACACCACGACGCACCCCAGCCCGCTTTGGCCTCCAAGAAGGCAGTGCCCGTTGCTTCGAGGCTTGA